GTTACATTATGAGCTGAATTCGAACTCAAAGATGTTCTTTCGacaaatattaaattttttagCGAGTTTTCCATCATCCTAAATGTATTTTCGTAAACAATTTAgtgataaatcatttattttcaaaagttatttgtaAATTACTAAATCAAAAATAAAGTAATGTGATTACGATACTGAATATTCACGTCAATTTCTCATTATGGATAAATAGTCGCCGTTATCGTTTGTCATGGACCGATACCCGCTCGTATAAGCATATAACCCCACAACATTTCTTTTTATTTCTTCATTAAAAACAAAATGTTTTTTCAAGTGAAAATAGCAACATACTACTACTCAATGTAGTGTTTACAACTCCAAAAGCATCTACAAAAGCAGAAAAAAATACACACATACTCACAACTCAACCATCTTTATTACACACACAAATCTATAACTTCACTTACAAATAACATGAAACTCACTCTTTATTACACACACCACCGGTGATGAATCCCAACACCACCGACCCACCACCACCTCAACCACCACAACCTCCACGCTCTTCTTTCAGTTGTGAAACTCACCCTCTTGAACAATTCACTGGCTTTTGTCCTTTATGTCTTTGTGAACGTCTCAATACACTTGAACCCTCTTCATTACCCTCTTCTTCACGCCCTCCAAACACTCTTAAATCCATTTTCAAGATCAATAAAAGTAACCCTTCTTCTTTTTTTCCTGAGCTTAGGCGTTCTCAGTCTTTTTCTGCTTCAAAAAACGAGAGTTTTTCAGGGGCTTTTGAGCCTCAAAGACACTCTTGTGATATTAGGGCTAGAAAAAGTTTTAATCTTGAGCAAGATAGTAGTAAGCCCATTTGCTTAGAGAGTCAGAATCAAGTTCTTGAGATAAAGGGTGTGAAAAGATTGAGTCTTGAGCAAGAAAATAACAAGCCCATTTGCTCAAAAGCTCAGAATCAAGTTGTTGATACAAGGGATGTGAAAAAATTGAATCTTGAGCAAGAAAATAACAAGCCCATTTGCTTAAAAGTTCAAAATCAAGTTCTTGATACAAGGGGTGTGAAAAGTTTGAATCTTGAGCTAGAAAATAACAAGCCCATTTGCTCAAAAGCTCAGAATCAAGGTGTTGATACAACGGGTGTGAAAAGTTTGAATCTTGAGCAAGAAAATTGTAAGCTCGTTAGCTCACAAGGTCAGAATCAAGTTCTTGAGGTAAGAGGTCGGAAAAGTTTTAATCTTGAGCAAGATTGTATTAGGCCTATTAATTTGCAGACTAGAAATCCAGTTCTTGAAATTGAAGATCAAGAAAATGATGAAATTACAGTGTTAGAAGATGACACTAATGTAATTACATCAAGCACTATTAATTCTAGTGTAACTAGTGAGGAAATTGTGGTTGAGAAGAGTATTAAGGATCATATAGATCTTGATTCGCAGCCGAAGAAGTCATCTGGTATGAAGTTCTGGTCAGCAGCTTCAGTTTTTAGCAAGAAATGGCAGAAATGGATGAGGAAAGAGACGAAAAAGGGGAGGAGTAGAAATGATGGTTCTGGTTTAGCTACATTGCCTGTTGAAAAGCCTATTTCGAGGCAATTACGAGAGACTCAGTCAGAGATTGCTGATTATGGATTTGGTAGACGATCTTGTGATACTGATCCAAGGTTTTCACTTGATGTGGGTCGAATGTCGTTTGATGATCCAAGATACTCTTATGAGGAGCCTAGAGCTTCTTGGGATGGTTATTTAATTGGAAAGAATTTTCCCCGGCTTCCTCCTATGGTGGAAGATGATCCGGTGGTTATTGTATCGAGAACTGATACTGAAATTCCGGTAGTAGAGGATACAATTGTGGGAAATGGTTTTGGGAATGGGGATGAGGATGTACCAGGAGGATCTGCTCAGACTAGGGATTATTACTTGGATTCTTCATCAAAAAGGAGAAAGAGTCTTGATAGGTCTAATTCGATTAGGAAGACTGCTACATTTGCAGATATGGATGATATGAAGGTGGTTTCTAATGCTAAAGTGACACCTGCAGTCATAGATTATGTTAATGGGGGAAGAGAGTTGAATGGGGATAGACATTTGAGGGAGTTGAATCCAAATTCTCTGAGAGATGATTGTTCAGGAACATTTGAATTGAGGTCTAGAGATAATGCTTCAGTTATCGGGAATAGTGGGGAGGGGAAAGAGACAAAAAAGTCAAGGAGATGGAATTGGAAAATTTTGGGATTTATGCTCCCTCGTGGAGGAAATAAGGAGGAGGATGGTGAAAGGTGTAGTAGTAGAGCAAGTAGATTTGAGAGGTCACTTTCAGGGTCTTGGCAAGAGCTTAGGAGGGATGGTAACAGAGAGACCAAGGGGAATTTTGATAGAAAGGCATTTCGTAGTAATAGCAGTGTGAGCTGGAGGAACTCTTATAATGTGACTGGATCTTTTGGTAGTATGAGGAAATCAGGTATCGAGGTTAATGGAAACGGGAAGAAGAAAGAAGAGTTTGTCTTGGAGAGGAATCAAAGCGCGAGGTACTCGACTAGTGACATTGATAATGGCCTCTTACGTTTTTACTTGACACCATTGAGAGGAAGTCGAAGGGGTGGATTGGGAAAAAGTAGGTCTAGTAACTCCAATTCAATTGCTAGAAGCGTTCTGCGACTCTACTAGATCCAAGGTCCTTATCTTCACATTGATTTGTTATCTTTTCTCATTTTTAGTAATGTCTACGTGATGTATGTCTGATTGATGGCTGGTTATTTTGTAATCTGAGTAGCATGCCTAATTGATCAACATTTAATCTACTAAGAAAGTACTAATGCATGTTTGTGAGTTATTGTATTAGTTATAATCATCTTCAACCTTTCATTTACATTTTTAGTGAATGCTTAATATGTGCTTGCTTCTATAGTTTGATTCACACTTACCTATCTTACCAGGGTCGCTATTGTTTCAAGAGGTTGCAAAGAGAATGTTTTCTGAAAAAACATACCATTCACGCTATATGTTGAATACTAATATACTAATCAATAGAAAAGGGAAATTAATAACTGGCTTCTGTCATGTCTGAACTTATGATATCTTAATGTATGTGAGGTTTGTGGTGGCTGTTTAACTACTACTTAAATGTTAGTATCCCCATTAAGAGCCACTTCCAGAGTCATCAATTGTGTAAACCTAGTGATTCTTCTGCAAAATTTGTTACTAAATCTGATTTTTTTAGAAAAAGTGAAGACACCACCTCTTACATATCCATTTTACAAATAATTAACTTGATCCACAGAATCAGCCTTATAGAAGTCAGTAGAAGTGAACTTCAGTGTAGTTGGTTGCTCATGTTATCCCCTTGTCCTAAACGAAAGTTTTTATTTCTTAGAGCATGCCAGTCCATACCTCAGGTTTGGTGAATTTTACCAACAAGGCTGTATATCTGAGTATAATCTTTCACTATTTCCTTAAAAATTTCTACTAGTATTATTAGTATTACTTCACCTAGTTATCTGTCTCCATTTCTGTCTGTCCGTCTCTTGGTATTTGAAGGGCGCCATCTGTCCATGCAGTGGTTTGCCCGCCTGCAGTTCAATCACTGGTCCGATGTACTTCTCTAACCTTTTTTTTCATATGCAGTGGATTCCAGGTTTAGTAATCCATGCATTCCCAACATTGAAATGCAGAAGGATCTAAGCTTAAGTTCATATGGGATAGCATGGGGACTTCCGAAATAAACCAATTCGTGCAAACAAAAGACAGAAGAACAAGAGGAGTCATCAGAACAAGACGAAAAATTCAGCTTGAGCTACTGAGGACTGTAACTTCTCGAATAGTTTCTTTTTTCGAGCACACCTGCAAGCTTCCAAACTTATTAAAGCTATTATTTGATCATATTAGCAAGCAACCATTACTAGCTTAAGTTGGGCTGAAGAATGTGGTATCTCTGAGCAAATGTTGTAAGAAGCTAGATTTCAGATGTCCTTCCGGCCAGTAACTAATTTAGTTCCAGTTTTCTTTATTTCCTATTTTCTTTTTACTTTGGGGTCTGTAATGGAAGTGATTGGTATATGATAAATGTATGAGTTATTGGAATGAACACTGTTACTGGTTTTTGGTTCCTTTGTCTTGTAAAGTTTGCAAGAAAATAATAAGCTGTTTTTTTAATCCaagtatataattatatttaGCTAATTCTTGAATGCAAATGTTCATAAAAACTACAACTTTACAGGTGAAGTTCTAGAAGTTGTAGCAATTATTTGATATTCAAAGCAATTATTTGAGATTCAAGGGAATGTTTTTTAGTCACAAAGGGAGCAGTCCTGGCTATTCCTTGTTTTGTAGCCATGCTGCCTAATCTAGAAGAAAGGATTTGCCTAAACCCCACACTTTTGCAAATGCATGTGAACCAGTCATGTTTTCTCAATTTGCATCTTCATTTAGGGAGAAATTAAGGTTTAGTAATATTGAAGTTGTATTCTTATCTTCTTTTCTTTACAAGGTTTAGTTGTCATTTTCTAAGACACATTTATTAAGTATCACTTTTTGAACAAACCAACTGGAATTTGTTTAAACTTTTTACATGAATATGTTATTCTTCTGTTAATGTTTTTGTACAAACACCTGTATCATAACTTGTATTGTATTGTTTACTTTCTAAAATGATCTTGTTGCAAAAATTCTGCTGTTAAGATGCTTGCTCTATTGTCTCTCCTCAAATGGTATGAAAAGAGATGTAGCAAGAGAATAATGCACATAGAGATTCAACAGAACACTGGGGAATAAGAGCCTCCTCCCATTTAATTTGctttcatttttacttttattttaacATGTACTCTGCTGTGAAGGACCAAGTTGGGGATGATTTTACCTTTGTAACTTTTTGACTTTCTGTACCAACTAGCAAGTAAATTGAATCATGGGGCTTTTTACATGGACTGGAGAAAATGTGAAAGGTCTAAAACATCATTACAAACTTACTGAGTTGGAACAAAAGTTTCATTCTTTAGGAGGAAAAATCATTGTTGCTGGCTTTGTGGTTAATTTTTCTCCTATTGTGATGGGATTGGAGCCAAGCTATTATTACAAATTTACAATCCACAAAATGCTGGGCCTTTTTTTGGTCAAAGGCCTTTACTTTCAACAATCTCAGATGTATTTCTAATCTAGCTAGCTAGTCCTGCTTTCTCTTTTATGATCTGCATATCTCCTGAGTGAGATTTATGTGTGTTCTCTTTACAATCTAAGGCTACTTTATGTTCTGAAGTTACCAAAGTGTTGAGCTTCTTTCAAATTTATGCACATAATATTATAAAGCATGAAATAGAAGTTCATAAAAACATGCTAGGATGTATAAATGTAATTTGATAGAGAGCTTAATGACTTGCCAGCTTCATTATAGTTTTTAAACATATAAATCCAACAATTATGCAACAGTTTCCCCACCTCAAATAATCATT
This genomic interval from Apium graveolens cultivar Ventura chromosome 8, ASM990537v1, whole genome shotgun sequence contains the following:
- the LOC141677383 gene encoding protein OCTOPUS — protein: MNPNTTDPPPPQPPQPPRSSFSCETHPLEQFTGFCPLCLCERLNTLEPSSLPSSSRPPNTLKSIFKINKSNPSSFFPELRRSQSFSASKNESFSGAFEPQRHSCDIRARKSFNLEQDSSKPICLESQNQVLEIKGVKRLSLEQENNKPICSKAQNQVVDTRDVKKLNLEQENNKPICLKVQNQVLDTRGVKSLNLELENNKPICSKAQNQGVDTTGVKSLNLEQENCKLVSSQGQNQVLEVRGRKSFNLEQDCIRPINLQTRNPVLEIEDQENDEITVLEDDTNVITSSTINSSVTSEEIVVEKSIKDHIDLDSQPKKSSGMKFWSAASVFSKKWQKWMRKETKKGRSRNDGSGLATLPVEKPISRQLRETQSEIADYGFGRRSCDTDPRFSLDVGRMSFDDPRYSYEEPRASWDGYLIGKNFPRLPPMVEDDPVVIVSRTDTEIPVVEDTIVGNGFGNGDEDVPGGSAQTRDYYLDSSSKRRKSLDRSNSIRKTATFADMDDMKVVSNAKVTPAVIDYVNGGRELNGDRHLRELNPNSLRDDCSGTFELRSRDNASVIGNSGEGKETKKSRRWNWKILGFMLPRGGNKEEDGERCSSRASRFERSLSGSWQELRRDGNRETKGNFDRKAFRSNSSVSWRNSYNVTGSFGSMRKSGIEVNGNGKKKEEFVLERNQSARYSTSDIDNGLLRFYLTPLRGSRRGGLGKSRSSNSNSIARSVLRLY